The following are from one region of the Streptomyces rubrogriseus genome:
- a CDS encoding glutamate ABC transporter substrate-binding protein has translation MKLRKVSAASAAVLALALTATACGGDDKDSGSSGGDGKKITIGIKFDQPGLGQKTPDGYAGFDVDVATYVAKKLGYTEDQIEWKESKSADRETMLQRGDVDFIAATYSITPERSEKVDFAGPYLLAHQDVLIRADDDKIKSPEDLNDAKLCSVTGSTSAQNIKDKLAPKAQLQPYPTYSACLPGLQNGAIDALTTDDSILAGYASQSQFKGKFKLGGFKLTNENYGIGVKKGSDLKNKINDALEAMVADGAWDKAVKDNFGPANYKNEPAPKIGDIKS, from the coding sequence ATGAAGCTTCGCAAGGTCTCCGCCGCCTCGGCCGCCGTGCTCGCCCTCGCCCTGACCGCCACCGCCTGTGGCGGCGACGACAAGGACAGCGGCTCCTCCGGTGGTGACGGCAAGAAGATCACCATCGGTATCAAGTTCGACCAGCCCGGCCTCGGCCAGAAGACCCCGGACGGCTACGCGGGCTTCGACGTGGACGTCGCCACGTACGTCGCCAAGAAGCTCGGCTACACCGAGGACCAGATCGAGTGGAAGGAGTCGAAGAGCGCCGACCGCGAGACCATGCTGCAGCGCGGTGACGTCGACTTCATCGCCGCCACGTACTCGATCACTCCCGAGCGCTCGGAGAAGGTCGACTTCGCCGGCCCGTACCTGCTGGCCCACCAGGACGTGCTGATCCGTGCCGACGACGACAAGATCAAGTCGCCGGAGGACCTGAACGACGCGAAGCTCTGCTCCGTCACCGGCTCGACCTCGGCGCAGAACATCAAGGACAAGCTGGCCCCCAAGGCCCAGCTGCAGCCGTACCCGACGTACTCGGCCTGCCTGCCCGGCCTGCAGAACGGTGCCATCGACGCGCTCACCACGGACGACTCGATCCTCGCGGGTTACGCCTCCCAGTCGCAGTTCAAGGGCAAGTTCAAGCTCGGCGGCTTCAAGCTGACGAACGAGAACTACGGCATCGGCGTCAAGAAGGGCAGCGACCTCAAGAACAAGATCAACGACGCGCTCGAGGCCATGGTCGCCGACGGTGCCTGGGACAAGGCCGTCAAGGACAACTTCGGCCCGGCCAACTACAAGAACGAGCCGGCGCCGAAGATCGGCGACATCAAGAGCTGA
- a CDS encoding TAXI family TRAP transporter solute-binding subunit — protein MSTLLSRIGRRRAVQGTVAGAVVLGLLLWWLLPLGEKPPSGTITFSTGTRAGVYQKYGELLRTELRKDMPGLDVRLMTSAGSQENVERVASGEADFTIAAADAVETYKLAGRPGAEGLRGVTRLYDDYVQLVVPSDSDIQSVRDLRGKRVAIGLPNSGVRLIATRLLKAVGIDPETDITPRADGIDTGPGRLGDELDAFFWSGGVPTDGLKEIAESSAFRFVPIGDDLVTKLHRSGGATRYYRTTNMPESAYPTVQNGAVVPTMAVSNLLVTRADVDPRLTEWLTRTVLDSRDGIGAHVHSAQLVDLRTAIYTDPLELHEGARRYYRSVKP, from the coding sequence ATGTCCACGCTGCTCTCCCGTATCGGCAGGCGCCGGGCCGTCCAGGGCACGGTCGCCGGTGCCGTCGTGCTCGGGCTGCTGCTGTGGTGGCTGCTGCCGCTGGGCGAGAAGCCGCCGAGCGGAACGATCACGTTCAGCACCGGAACCCGCGCGGGCGTCTACCAGAAGTACGGCGAGCTGCTGCGCACCGAGCTGCGCAAGGACATGCCGGGCCTGGACGTGCGGCTGATGACCAGCGCGGGCTCGCAGGAGAACGTCGAGCGGGTGGCGTCCGGGGAGGCCGACTTCACGATCGCCGCGGCCGACGCGGTCGAGACGTACAAGCTGGCCGGCCGCCCGGGTGCGGAAGGGCTGCGCGGGGTCACCCGGCTCTACGACGACTACGTGCAGCTCGTCGTGCCGAGCGACTCGGACATCCAGTCGGTGCGGGACCTGCGTGGCAAGCGGGTGGCCATAGGGCTGCCCAACTCGGGGGTACGGCTGATCGCCACCCGGCTGCTGAAGGCGGTGGGCATCGACCCGGAGACGGACATCACGCCCCGGGCGGACGGGATCGACACCGGCCCCGGACGGCTGGGCGACGAGCTGGACGCGTTCTTCTGGTCCGGCGGGGTGCCGACGGACGGCCTCAAGGAGATCGCGGAGAGCTCCGCCTTCCGGTTCGTGCCGATCGGCGACGACCTGGTGACCAAGCTGCACCGGTCGGGCGGCGCGACCCGCTACTACCGCACCACCAACATGCCGGAGTCGGCCTACCCCACGGTCCAGAACGGCGCCGTGGTGCCGACGATGGCGGTGTCCAACCTGCTGGTGACCCGCGCGGACGTCGATCCGCGGCTCACCGAGTGGCTGACCCGGACCGTGCTCGACAGCCGCGACGGCATCGGTGCGCACGTGCACTCCGCGCAGCTGGTCGACCTGCGCACCGCGATCTACACCGACCCGCTCGAACTGCACGAGGGCGCCCGGCGCTACTACCGGTCGGTCAAGCCGTAG
- a CDS encoding cation:proton antiporter regulatory subunit, with translation MSAPRLRATPLPGIGVQYDLVTREHRHLSVVAHRDGARTVNVYRSDDPDSCAHSLRLTGPEAGALIDALKPSHHSASLLYTTDLGLVAERIEVAATSRWNGRLLGDTRMRTDTGASIVAVLRRAEAIPSPAPDFRLVGGDTLIVIGTREGVDAAAAKLGQE, from the coding sequence GTGTCAGCTCCACGCCTGAGGGCGACGCCGCTCCCGGGTATCGGGGTCCAGTACGACCTGGTGACCCGCGAGCACCGCCACCTGTCGGTGGTGGCCCACCGCGACGGCGCCCGCACGGTGAACGTGTACCGGTCCGACGACCCCGATTCCTGTGCCCACTCACTGCGGCTGACGGGGCCCGAGGCGGGCGCGCTGATCGACGCGCTGAAGCCCTCCCACCACAGCGCGAGCCTGCTCTACACCACCGATCTGGGCCTGGTCGCCGAACGGATCGAGGTGGCGGCCACCTCCCGGTGGAACGGACGGCTGCTGGGCGACACCCGGATGCGGACCGACACGGGCGCCTCGATCGTGGCGGTGCTGCGGCGGGCCGAGGCGATTCCCTCGCCGGCGCCGGACTTCCGGCTCGTGGGTGGTGACACCTTGATCGTCATCGGCACCCGTGAGGGCGTCGACGCCGCCGCGGCGAAACTCGGGCAGGAGTGA
- a CDS encoding HAMP domain-containing sensor histidine kinase — protein sequence MGTRLLPLLIVLMAAVLLALGVPLGVSVARAEQQKVVIDRIDDTARFAALAQFVTEDGSGGSRRTDTDERLETLQTELTSYYEVYGIKAGVFYRNHIPMANAPTTWFLPQAGEVRDSFDEALLSRRSHDPEQVWPWQDGRLVVASPVIRDGDVVAVVVTESPTDSMRSSTLRGWLVIGAGEVAAMLLAVGAALRLTGWVLRPVRVLDATTHDIATGRLKSRVAPSGGPPELRRLARSFNEMADHVEDVLEQQRAFVADASHQLRNPLAALLLRIELLALELPEGNEEIASVQTEGKRLARVLDDLLDLALAEHSQADLKVTDVGALAAERVAAWSPTADVKGVRLVGDCPPTTGWADPVTLSSALDAVIDNAVKFTPPGESVRVEVASTGDAATVVVTDNGPGLTDEELTRVGDRFWRSGRHQNINGSGLGLSICRALLAAGDGSISFGRHEPHGLRVTVTVPRTGTVPKEPERAYGLTDR from the coding sequence GTGGGCACCCGACTGCTTCCGCTGCTCATCGTCCTGATGGCGGCCGTCCTGCTCGCGCTCGGCGTGCCGCTCGGCGTCAGCGTCGCCCGCGCGGAGCAGCAGAAGGTCGTCATCGACCGTATCGACGACACGGCGCGCTTCGCCGCGCTCGCCCAGTTCGTCACGGAGGACGGCTCGGGCGGCTCACGCCGGACGGACACGGACGAGCGCCTGGAGACCCTGCAGACCGAGCTGACCAGCTACTACGAGGTCTACGGCATCAAGGCCGGGGTCTTCTACCGCAACCACATCCCGATGGCCAACGCGCCCACGACCTGGTTCCTGCCCCAGGCCGGCGAGGTCCGCGACTCCTTCGACGAGGCGCTGCTCAGCCGCCGCAGCCACGACCCCGAGCAGGTGTGGCCCTGGCAGGACGGCCGGCTCGTGGTGGCCTCGCCGGTCATCCGGGACGGCGACGTGGTCGCGGTCGTGGTCACCGAGTCGCCGACCGACTCGATGCGTTCGAGCACCCTGCGCGGCTGGCTCGTCATCGGCGCCGGGGAGGTCGCCGCGATGCTGCTCGCCGTCGGTGCGGCGCTGCGGCTGACCGGCTGGGTGCTCAGGCCGGTACGGGTACTCGACGCCACCACCCACGACATCGCCACCGGGAGGCTGAAGTCCCGGGTCGCGCCGTCCGGGGGACCGCCGGAGCTCAGACGCCTGGCCCGGTCGTTCAACGAGATGGCCGACCACGTGGAGGACGTGCTGGAGCAGCAGCGGGCCTTCGTCGCCGACGCCTCCCACCAGCTGCGCAACCCGCTCGCCGCCCTCCTGCTGCGCATCGAACTGCTCGCCCTCGAACTGCCCGAGGGCAACGAGGAGATCGCCTCCGTCCAGACCGAGGGCAAACGCCTGGCCCGGGTCCTGGACGACCTGCTCGACCTGGCGCTGGCCGAGCACAGCCAGGCCGACCTGAAGGTCACCGACGTCGGCGCGTTGGCCGCCGAGCGGGTGGCCGCCTGGTCACCGACGGCCGACGTCAAGGGCGTACGGCTGGTCGGCGACTGCCCGCCGACCACGGGCTGGGCCGACCCGGTGACCCTGTCGAGCGCCCTGGACGCGGTCATCGACAACGCGGTGAAGTTCACGCCGCCCGGCGAGAGCGTCCGGGTCGAGGTCGCCTCCACCGGGGACGCCGCCACCGTCGTCGTCACCGACAACGGTCCCGGACTCACCGACGAGGAGCTCACGCGCGTGGGCGACCGTTTCTGGCGCAGCGGCCGGCACCAGAACATCAACGGCTCCGGCCTCGGCCTGTCCATCTGCCGGGCGCTGCTCGCGGCGGGCGACGGCTCGATCTCCTTCGGCCGCCACGAGCCGCACGGACTTCGGGTCACGGTCACGGTGCCCAGGACCGGCACGGTGCCCAAGGAGCCCGAGCGGGCCTACGGCTTGACCGACCGGTAG
- a CDS encoding amino acid ABC transporter ATP-binding protein codes for MTEVSVAKEDKAATGELVVLKSVNKHFGALHVLQDIDLTIQRGEVVVVIGPSGSGKSTLCRTINRLETIDDGSITIDGKPLPAEGKELARLRADVGMVFQSFNLFAHKTVLENVTLGQVKVRKVDAKKAEEKARALLDRVGVGAQADKYPAQLSGGQQQRVAIARALAMDPKVMLFDEPTSALDPEMINEVLEVMKQLAEDGMTMIVVTHEMGFARSAANRVVFMADGRIVEEATPDQFFSNPRSDRAKDFLSKILHH; via the coding sequence ATGACCGAAGTATCGGTGGCCAAGGAAGACAAGGCTGCGACCGGCGAACTGGTCGTCCTGAAGAGTGTCAACAAGCACTTCGGCGCGTTGCACGTGCTCCAGGACATCGACCTGACGATTCAGCGCGGCGAGGTCGTCGTGGTCATCGGACCCTCCGGGTCCGGAAAGTCCACCCTGTGCCGCACCATCAACCGGCTGGAGACCATCGACGACGGTTCGATCACGATCGACGGCAAGCCGCTGCCCGCCGAGGGCAAGGAGCTGGCCAGGCTGCGGGCCGACGTCGGCATGGTCTTCCAGTCGTTCAACCTCTTCGCGCACAAGACGGTGCTCGAGAACGTGACCCTGGGCCAGGTCAAGGTCCGCAAGGTCGACGCCAAGAAGGCCGAGGAGAAGGCCCGCGCGCTGCTCGACCGGGTCGGCGTGGGCGCCCAGGCTGACAAGTACCCCGCGCAGCTCTCCGGCGGCCAGCAGCAGCGTGTCGCCATCGCGCGTGCGCTGGCCATGGACCCGAAGGTCATGCTCTTCGACGAGCCGACGTCGGCCCTCGACCCGGAGATGATCAACGAGGTCCTCGAGGTCATGAAGCAGCTCGCCGAGGACGGGATGACCATGATCGTGGTCACCCACGAGATGGGCTTCGCCCGCTCGGCCGCCAACCGCGTGGTGTTCATGGCGGACGGCCGCATCGTCGAAGAGGCCACGCCGGACCAGTTCTTCAGCAATCCGCGCAGCGACCGTGCCAAGGACTTCCTGTCGAAGATCCTGCACCACTGA
- a CDS encoding HAMP domain-containing sensor histidine kinase, whose product MGVVTDIRSRSRSAKLAAGVSCEQAGRSGKRNVSLFWRIFSLNAAGLVVATALLLGPVTVSTPVLAGEALVLLAGLAALLAGNAVVLRIGLTPLHRLGRAMSTADLLVPGSRPEVSGPAEAAQLIATYNTMLDRLQAERAAGAGRALQAQERERHRIARELHDEVGQTLTAVLLQLKRVADRVPGELRDEVTLAQEATRAGLDEIRRIARRLRPGVLEELGLASALRSLAAEFTHHGLTVQHHIPGDLPPLAPEAELVLYRVAQEGLTNTARHADAARAALTLRPLPGAAGVELLVRDDGTGLGTAAEGAGIRGMRERALLIGAEIHFEPAPGGGTDVRLRVPAPPGDRSADRTGDSP is encoded by the coding sequence ATGGGTGTCGTGACGGATATACGCAGCCGGTCGCGGTCGGCGAAGCTGGCCGCGGGGGTGTCGTGCGAGCAGGCCGGGAGGAGCGGGAAGAGGAACGTGTCGCTGTTCTGGCGGATCTTCTCGCTCAACGCCGCCGGCCTGGTCGTCGCCACCGCACTGCTGCTGGGACCGGTCACCGTGTCGACGCCCGTGCTGGCCGGGGAGGCCCTCGTCCTGCTGGCCGGCCTCGCGGCCCTGCTGGCCGGCAACGCGGTCGTCCTGCGCATCGGGCTCACCCCGCTGCACCGGCTGGGCCGGGCCATGTCCACCGCCGACCTGCTGGTGCCCGGGTCCCGTCCCGAGGTCTCCGGACCGGCCGAGGCGGCGCAGCTCATCGCGACGTACAACACGATGCTGGACCGGCTCCAGGCCGAACGCGCCGCCGGTGCCGGTCGGGCCCTGCAGGCCCAGGAACGCGAACGGCACCGCATCGCCCGCGAACTCCACGACGAGGTGGGCCAGACCCTGACCGCCGTCCTCCTCCAGCTCAAGCGCGTCGCGGACCGGGTCCCCGGGGAACTGCGCGACGAGGTGACCCTGGCGCAGGAGGCCACCCGGGCCGGGCTCGACGAGATCCGCCGCATCGCCCGCCGGCTGCGTCCGGGCGTCCTGGAGGAACTCGGCCTGGCCAGCGCGCTGCGCTCGCTCGCCGCCGAGTTCACGCACCACGGGCTGACCGTCCAGCACCACATCCCCGGCGACCTCCCCCCGCTCGCCCCGGAGGCCGAACTCGTGCTCTACCGGGTCGCCCAGGAGGGACTGACCAACACCGCCCGCCACGCCGACGCCGCCCGCGCGGCGCTCACGCTGCGGCCGCTGCCCGGCGCCGCCGGTGTCGAACTGCTCGTCCGGGACGACGGCACCGGTCTCGGCACGGCCGCCGAGGGCGCCGGTATCCGCGGGATGCGGGAGCGGGCCCTGCTGATAGGAGCCGAGATCCACTTCGAACCCGCCCCCGGAGGGGGCACCGACGTACGCCTGCGCGTCCCCGCGCCGCCGGGGGACCGTTCCGCAGACCGAACCGGAGACAGCCCCTGA
- a CDS encoding amino acid ABC transporter permease, with protein MFDFLQDYDLAGAIWTTVQLAVLSAVGSLIWGTLLAAMRVGPVPLMRGFGTAYVNIVRNIPLTVIILFASLGLNQTLGVTLGGGNDFETINFRLAVLGLILYTSSFVCEALRSGINTVPVGQAEAARALGLSFGQVLRLVVLPQAFRSSVVPLANVLIALIKNTTVAAAIGVAETALLMKEMIENEAQLLLISAVIALVFVVLTLPTGLILGWVGKKVAVKR; from the coding sequence GTGTTCGACTTTCTTCAGGATTACGACCTGGCGGGAGCCATCTGGACGACAGTGCAGCTCGCTGTGCTCTCGGCCGTCGGCTCCCTGATCTGGGGCACCCTACTGGCCGCCATGCGGGTCGGCCCGGTGCCGTTGATGCGCGGTTTCGGAACCGCGTACGTGAACATCGTGCGGAACATCCCGCTGACCGTGATCATCCTGTTCGCGTCGCTGGGACTGAACCAGACGCTGGGGGTCACCCTCGGCGGCGGGAATGACTTCGAGACGATCAACTTCCGGCTCGCCGTCCTGGGCCTGATCCTCTACACGTCGTCGTTCGTGTGCGAGGCACTGCGCTCCGGCATCAACACGGTGCCGGTCGGCCAGGCGGAGGCGGCCCGTGCCCTGGGGCTGAGCTTCGGCCAGGTGCTCCGGCTGGTGGTTCTGCCGCAGGCGTTCCGCTCGTCCGTGGTCCCGCTGGCGAACGTGCTGATCGCGCTGATCAAGAACACCACGGTGGCCGCCGCCATCGGCGTGGCGGAGACGGCGCTGCTGATGAAGGAGATGATCGAGAACGAGGCGCAGCTGCTGCTCATCTCCGCGGTCATCGCTCTCGTGTTCGTGGTGTTGACGCTGCCGACCGGCCTGATCCTCGGCTGGGTGGGCAAGAAGGTGGCGGTGAAGCGATGA
- a CDS encoding amino acid ABC transporter permease, translating to MSSVLYDAQGPRAKRRNVLFTVVFVVAVAALLWWVFSTLDDKGQLEWALWKPFFTGTEAWSTYIWPGLQNTLKAAALAVVIALPLGAALGIARLSDHKWVRVPAAIVVEFFRSIPVLVLMIFGLALFAEYTNVSSDDRPLYAVVTGLVLYNASVLAEIVRSGILALPKGQAEGAMAIGLRKGQVMRLILLPQAVTAMLPAIVSQLVVILKDTALGGAILTFPELLASANTMSGYYGANVIASYTVVAVIYIALNFALTTFASWLERRLRRAKKSTGAVLSADDVETADAGTVGKL from the coding sequence ATGAGCTCGGTCCTCTATGACGCCCAGGGCCCCCGTGCCAAGCGTCGCAACGTCCTCTTCACGGTCGTCTTCGTGGTCGCCGTCGCCGCCCTGCTGTGGTGGGTCTTCAGCACCCTCGACGACAAGGGTCAGCTGGAGTGGGCCCTGTGGAAGCCGTTCTTCACCGGCACCGAGGCCTGGTCGACGTACATCTGGCCGGGTCTGCAGAACACCCTGAAAGCCGCGGCTCTCGCGGTGGTCATCGCCCTGCCGCTCGGCGCCGCACTGGGCATCGCCCGGCTCTCCGACCACAAGTGGGTCCGGGTACCGGCCGCGATCGTGGTCGAGTTCTTCCGGTCCATCCCCGTGCTGGTCCTGATGATCTTCGGTCTCGCGCTCTTCGCGGAGTACACGAACGTCAGCTCGGACGACCGTCCGCTGTACGCCGTCGTCACCGGTCTGGTGCTGTACAACGCATCCGTCCTCGCCGAGATCGTCCGGTCCGGCATCCTCGCCCTCCCCAAGGGCCAGGCCGAGGGTGCGATGGCGATCGGGCTGCGCAAGGGCCAGGTCATGCGGCTGATCCTGCTCCCGCAGGCGGTCACCGCGATGCTGCCGGCCATCGTCAGCCAGCTGGTCGTGATCCTCAAGGACACCGCGCTCGGCGGCGCCATCCTCACGTTCCCCGAGCTGCTCGCCTCGGCCAACACCATGAGCGGCTACTACGGCGCCAACGTGATCGCCAGCTACACCGTGGTCGCGGTGATCTACATCGCGCTCAACTTCGCCCTCACCACCTTCGCGAGCTGGCTGGAGCGCCGGCTGCGGCGGGCGAAGAAGTCGACCGGTGCGGTGCTCAGCGCGGACGACGTGGAGACCGCCGACGCCGGAACGGTCGGCAAGCTCTAG
- a CDS encoding response regulator transcription factor, translated as MRLLLVEDDNHVAAALSAILARHGFDVTHARSGEEALQALVPEVDGFGVVLLDLGLPDQDGYEVCGKIRKRTSTPVIMVTARSDVRSRIHGLNLGADDYVVKPYDTGELLARIHAVSRRTAHEDATGSTETVVRLGAVRIELPTRQVSVDGSVVQLTRKEFDLLALLAQRPGVVFRREQIISEVWRTSWEGTGRTLEVHVASLRSKLHMPALIETVRGVGYRLVAPTA; from the coding sequence ATGAGACTGCTGCTCGTCGAGGACGACAACCACGTGGCCGCCGCCCTGTCCGCGATCCTGGCACGGCACGGCTTCGACGTCACCCACGCGCGCAGCGGCGAGGAGGCGCTCCAGGCGCTCGTCCCCGAGGTCGACGGCTTCGGTGTCGTCCTGCTCGACCTGGGCCTGCCCGACCAGGACGGCTACGAGGTCTGCGGAAAGATCCGCAAGCGCACCAGCACCCCGGTCATCATGGTCACCGCGCGCTCCGACGTGCGCTCCCGCATCCACGGCCTCAACCTCGGCGCCGACGACTACGTGGTCAAGCCGTACGACACGGGGGAACTGCTCGCCCGGATCCACGCCGTCAGCCGGCGCACCGCCCATGAGGACGCCACCGGCAGCACCGAGACCGTGGTCCGCCTCGGCGCGGTGCGCATCGAGCTGCCGACACGCCAGGTGAGCGTGGACGGTTCGGTCGTCCAACTCACCCGCAAGGAGTTCGATCTGCTCGCCCTGCTCGCCCAGCGCCCCGGTGTGGTCTTCCGCCGTGAGCAGATCATCAGCGAGGTGTGGCGCACCAGCTGGGAGGGGACCGGGCGCACCCTGGAGGTGCACGTCGCGTCCCTGCGCTCCAAGCTGCACATGCCCGCGCTGATCGAGACCGTACGCGGCGTCGGCTACCGCCTCGTCGCCCCCACCGCCTAG
- a CDS encoding response regulator translates to MSARPPIRVLLADDHTLVRRGVRLILDGEPDLTVVAEAGDGAEAVAAARATEIDLAVLDVAMPRMTGLQAARELSRRLPELRILILTMYDNEQYFFEALKAGACGYVLKSVADRDLVEACRAAVRDEPFIYPGAERALVRSYLDRVQGGGGLPERPITEREEEILKLVAEGHTSKEIGELLFISAKTVERHRANLLQKLGVRDRLELTRYAIRAGLIEP, encoded by the coding sequence ATGTCCGCACGGCCCCCGATCCGCGTCCTGCTCGCCGACGACCACACCCTCGTACGCCGCGGCGTCCGCCTCATCCTGGACGGCGAACCCGATCTGACGGTGGTCGCCGAGGCCGGTGACGGTGCCGAAGCGGTCGCGGCCGCGCGGGCCACCGAGATCGACCTGGCCGTCCTGGACGTCGCCATGCCCCGCATGACCGGCCTCCAGGCGGCCCGCGAACTCTCCCGGCGCCTGCCCGAGCTGCGCATCCTCATCCTGACCATGTACGACAACGAGCAGTACTTCTTCGAGGCCCTCAAGGCGGGCGCCTGCGGATACGTCCTCAAGTCCGTCGCCGACCGCGACCTGGTCGAGGCGTGCCGGGCCGCCGTGCGCGACGAGCCGTTCATCTACCCCGGCGCCGAGCGGGCCCTGGTCCGCTCCTACCTGGACCGCGTGCAGGGCGGTGGTGGTCTGCCCGAGCGCCCCATCACCGAGCGCGAGGAGGAGATCCTCAAGCTGGTCGCCGAGGGTCACACCTCCAAGGAGATCGGCGAGCTGCTGTTCATCAGCGCCAAGACCGTCGAACGCCACCGCGCGAACCTCCTGCAGAAACTGGGCGTACGGGACCGCCTGGAACTCACCAGGTACGCGATCCGCGCGGGCCTCATCGAGCCCTGA
- a CDS encoding cation:proton antiporter translates to MHSAVLLIEFGSIILGLGLLGRFAGRYRLSPIPLYLLAGLAFGEGGLLPLGASEEFVATGAEIGVILLLLMLGLEYTASDLVTNLKSHYPAGLVDCALNAVPGAVAALLMGWGPVAAVVLAGVTWISSSGVIAKVLGDLGRVGNRETPVILSVLVLEDLAMAVYLPIVTALVAGAGLMTGSITLAVALAAAGLVLFVAVRYGRLISRFVSSDDPEKLLLVVLGLTILVAGVAQQLQVSAAVGAFLVGIALSGEVAEGAHTLLSPLRDLFAAVFFVFFGLHTDPASIPPVLLPALALALLTAVTKIATGYWAARRAGISVKGRWRAGGALVARGEFSIVIAGLAVSAGIEPSLGPLATAYVLILVVLGPLTARFTEPLAMRLFGRRDNPDRPSGLAEGSPRAAATEEASVGD, encoded by the coding sequence GTGCACTCCGCGGTACTCCTGATCGAGTTCGGTTCCATCATCCTGGGGCTCGGGCTGCTCGGCCGGTTCGCCGGCCGTTACCGGCTGTCGCCCATCCCGCTGTACCTGCTGGCCGGTCTCGCCTTCGGCGAGGGCGGCCTGCTGCCGCTCGGCGCGAGCGAGGAGTTCGTCGCGACCGGCGCCGAGATCGGTGTCATCCTCCTGCTGCTGATGCTGGGCCTGGAGTACACGGCCAGCGACCTGGTGACCAACCTCAAGTCCCACTATCCGGCCGGTCTCGTCGACTGCGCGCTCAACGCCGTGCCGGGCGCGGTGGCCGCGCTGCTGATGGGCTGGGGCCCGGTGGCCGCCGTCGTCCTGGCCGGCGTGACGTGGATCTCGTCGTCCGGTGTGATCGCGAAGGTCCTCGGCGACCTGGGCCGGGTCGGCAACCGCGAGACGCCGGTGATCCTGAGCGTGCTGGTCCTGGAGGACCTGGCGATGGCGGTGTACCTGCCGATCGTCACGGCCCTGGTCGCCGGCGCCGGTCTGATGACCGGGAGCATCACGCTGGCGGTCGCGCTGGCCGCGGCGGGGCTGGTGCTCTTCGTGGCGGTGCGCTACGGCCGGCTGATCTCCCGCTTCGTCTCCAGTGACGACCCGGAGAAGCTGCTCCTCGTGGTGCTGGGCCTGACGATCCTCGTCGCCGGTGTCGCCCAGCAGCTCCAGGTGTCGGCCGCGGTGGGCGCCTTCCTGGTGGGCATCGCGCTGTCCGGGGAGGTCGCGGAGGGCGCGCACACGCTGCTGAGCCCGCTGCGGGACCTGTTCGCGGCCGTCTTCTTCGTCTTCTTCGGGCTGCACACGGACCCGGCCAGCATTCCGCCGGTCCTGCTGCCCGCGCTGGCGCTGGCGCTGCTGACCGCCGTGACGAAGATCGCCACGGGGTACTGGGCGGCGCGGCGCGCCGGGATCTCCGTCAAGGGCCGATGGCGGGCGGGCGGTGCGCTGGTGGCGCGCGGTGAGTTCTCCATCGTCATCGCGGGCCTCGCGGTCTCCGCCGGCATCGAGCCGTCCCTGGGCCCGCTGGCCACGGCGTACGTCCTCATCCTGGTCGTCCTCGGCCCCCTCACCGCGCGCTTCACCGAGCCGCTGGCGATGCGCCTCTTCGGGCGCCGCGACAACCCGGACCGCCCGAGCGGCCTCGCGGAGGGGTCGCCCCGGGCCGCGGCGACGGAGGAAGCCTCGGTGGGCGACTGA
- a CDS encoding pyrophosphohydrolase domain-containing protein has protein sequence MSNTPPAESGPPSAEGRTPPDQGRTSPDRGRTSPADLVRAFHLAFGLDARSTPTEVPPALAAHRGELLAEEAAEVAEVSVRGPLDRLAHELADVVYVAYGTALVHGIDLDAVIAEVHRSNMTKLGPDGRVSRRADGKVLKGDHYETPDVSGVLRRQGWTPRTPDAPEPTGA, from the coding sequence ATGAGCAACACCCCGCCCGCCGAGAGCGGCCCGCCGTCCGCCGAGGGCCGCACCCCGCCCGATCAGGGCAGGACGTCGCCCGACCGGGGCAGGACGTCGCCCGCGGACCTGGTCCGTGCCTTCCACCTCGCCTTCGGGCTGGACGCCCGCAGCACTCCGACCGAGGTCCCGCCCGCCCTGGCCGCGCACAGAGGCGAGCTGCTGGCCGAGGAGGCGGCCGAGGTCGCCGAGGTGTCGGTGCGGGGCCCGCTCGACCGGCTCGCGCACGAACTGGCCGACGTGGTCTACGTGGCCTACGGCACCGCCCTCGTGCACGGCATCGACCTGGACGCGGTGATCGCGGAGGTCCACCGCTCCAACATGACCAAGCTGGGGCCCGACGGCCGCGTCAGCCGCCGGGCCGACGGCAAGGTCCTCAAGGGCGACCACTACGAGACACCGGACGTCTCCGGCGTGCTGCGCCGGCAGGGCTGGACACCGCGGACGCCGGACGCCCCGGAACCGACCGGCGCCTGA